A genome region from Mesorhizobium sp. B2-1-8 includes the following:
- a CDS encoding nucleotidyltransferase family protein → MTTRPDTAIVLAAGLGKRMRPITDTIPKPLVRIAGKTLLDWGLDSLAAAGVGKAVVNVHYLPEQIVAHVAARRAPRIVISDESERLLDSAGGIVKALPELGPEPFYVLNADTFWIDHGPLNLGRLALAWDAAKMDILLMLADLHQATGHCGSTDFLVAPDGALRRSKGDPAGLIYAGAAIIHPRLFKDASAEPHSLNAYFDKAIAAGRLFGMQMHGHWITVGTPEAIPLAEDAVAGALIGLQ, encoded by the coding sequence GTGACGACGAGACCGGACACCGCCATCGTTCTTGCCGCCGGCCTCGGCAAGCGCATGCGGCCGATCACCGACACCATCCCCAAGCCGCTGGTCCGCATCGCCGGCAAGACGCTGCTCGACTGGGGCCTCGACAGCCTGGCCGCGGCCGGCGTCGGCAAGGCGGTGGTCAATGTCCATTACCTTCCCGAACAGATCGTCGCCCATGTCGCCGCGCGCCGCGCGCCGCGCATCGTCATTTCCGATGAGAGCGAACGGCTGCTCGATTCGGCCGGCGGCATCGTCAAGGCGCTGCCGGAGCTCGGCCCGGAGCCGTTCTACGTCCTCAACGCCGATACATTCTGGATCGACCACGGCCCGCTCAATCTCGGGCGGCTCGCCCTTGCATGGGACGCCGCGAAAATGGATATTCTGCTGATGCTGGCGGATCTCCATCAGGCGACAGGACACTGTGGCAGCACCGATTTCCTGGTGGCGCCGGATGGCGCCCTGCGGCGTTCGAAGGGTGATCCCGCGGGCCTGATCTATGCCGGCGCCGCGATCATCCATCCGCGCCTGTTCAAGGATGCATCCGCCGAACCGCATTCGCTCAACGCCTATTTCGACAAGGCGATTGCCGCCGGCCGCCTGTTCGGCATGCAGATGCATGGCCACTGGATCACCGTCGGCACGCCCGAGGCCATTCCGCTCGCCGAAGACGCGGTGGCCGGCGCACTCATCGGATTGCAATGA